In the Clarias gariepinus isolate MV-2021 ecotype Netherlands chromosome 10, CGAR_prim_01v2, whole genome shotgun sequence genome, ACATCACAAAGCATCAGTTTTCACATCACTGCCTCAAAACCTTCAGCCCTGCACAATGGAGTTTTTACTATCACCAATACACCCCATCTGACTAACCATCAAGCAGGTGGGACAGGTGTGTTGGGAAAACGTGATGTTTTAAATTCCACAGCAAACCCCATATATACAATGacataatacatatatacacaatataaattTGGTACTccaaaattaaacatattactggtaccaacattaaaaaaataaaaactgactaaaatacagaaaaatctGTCAGATTAAACAAACTTTGATACAGTGGTTGAGTATGCAAAACTCATGTAATAAGTCACTTTCAACATAGCATGAAAACCACAGTTTCCTTAAAATGGAtatttggaagaaaaaaaaacaaaaaaaaaaacagcagcagcaggcaaaaaaaaagaggcacaGTTTGCTTAACTCTAAAAGTTATAACACACTAGGGTGAGGTCAGTTAAGTCCAGTGTGGGAGATGGTAGAGCTGAGACCAGGTCAGCTTGTGGAAACATCTGTAGGAACCACAGCAGGTATGTGAAAAGATGAGCAGGAGTCCTGTTTGTGGAGGAGCTTAAAAAGCAACTCCTCCTTCTCCTGACTGAGTTTCTGGCTTTGTATTGTTTGCTTCTCCAGCACCTCCTGCAGCTCATTCTGCTCCTTAGACAGTTGGCTGAAAGTGAAAAAATAGAagttaggaaaaataaaaaggtcCAATGGTTATGGGAAAGTACAGGATACTTTTTTAGCATTTTCCATGTCAACAAATAAGTGTCTCTTCTATTCttaaataaatgcacatttacttacaatttcccttttccttagtagtaataatttttttttacatcatgatattatccattatatatgtatatgcatgCAATGTCTGGCTATATTTAGTCATGTAGTCGTGTAACTTAATGTAATTTCTTGGAATTGTCTAAATggataataaattaaagaatgaGGTTAAATGGTACACTAGAGTagtatttttcataatttaacACAAATGCATGATGGGAGTTTGATGGACAAAAGAACAGCTTACTGAATGAGTGTTTGATAATTGTCTATTCGAACTCTGAGGTCTTCATTCTGCTGGAGAACCTGCCCGACCTGGTCCTCCAAAGCCAGATTCTTTTCAACCTTAGAAAAACAGATGAAGCATGATCAATGAGTAATCGTGTTGAACACAGAACATGATAGAGAAGTAGATTTAAACTCCCAAATTAAATATACGGCCAACAATCATACAACACATACAGGTGAAGGTCCCTCTACAGTAAATTGCACCTAGGTTACTGAATGAACTGAAGCTCTCTCAAAGGTTTATTTCTGTCTTGCACAAAGGTTAGGGTTCACTCCAAttctaacaaaaataaagtagTTAACCTTAAAACTCATAATCTGTGTCAGCAATACACAATTAGTTAATGACTACTTATATGGAAGTCCTGCCATTGTATGTTAACATCTAACAGTATATTTGGGTTTTTGGATGTCAGGTAGaattaaagttattattacttttaaaacacgTAAATTTGACTGCTGCAGGAATATGCGAATGTTGTCTCAAAATAGTTGAACTCACCAAATGcttgtataattattaatttgtcataaaaacaACCTTAAAGACACATGATCAAACacatctgtgctatttctttgacacatttttaaatCCTTTACTTAGTCATGCTATAGTCATTGTAtagttagttagttaaaattcatcatattgcctagattgtgccaaaaaaacatgtactgtatatactatgtatatattaattaaaatatttaaatgtaaaaaaaaaaaggttaaaaatgctctgggttttaagggttactaaatgaatgaatgaattaatgatcaTTCTAGAGTAAGTATGGTGAATTTCAAATCAGCAAGCCTCTTAATAAGAAACAATTAAAGAATATTATGCATCTTTTATTTTCAGGCAAAATATAATCTGACAGATTTGCTCTTGAATGTTACAACTGGTTTGCATTTTAAGGTAAAACCCTTAGATTTTAATTTATGAAGGCTTCACTTGAATGAAGGGGTAGGTTTGTCATTGTTAAGCCTACatagcaattattattattattattattattattattatttttactttgcttCATGTTCTGAATAGGCTTTATCAAGAAAATAATTCTGTGACCTTTTACATTAATTGTGTTTCAGGGTCTTTCGGGCATTGTGGTGTTGCGGAGCTCACCAGTGCAATTCATTTACTTTTTCAGAAATGTACCACAGTTTTATTTGGccaatcaaatttttttttatatatctccGACTAGGCTGTTTATTTTCAGTCTAATGATGGCCTCCTTCACTGGCATGTATACCTCTTAAAACTGCATACTGAGAGTTCCCAGATACACtgcattttcttattttgtcctGAAATTAACCATGAAACAGGCCCAAACTGGCCAGCAACTACTTTTGGAAAAAATGAAGGGGTCGTTATAAAAAGCAATATTGAAAGTCTAAATATACATCCAAACACATTGACTGCTACATTTAAAAACCGCTTAGAATGTGGGcattgatgtaaaaaaaaattaattgtggttttgtccaaatacttatggactgTATACggtttgtatgtttaaaaaacaaacaagcaaaaaaaaaaaaaaaaaaatagccaaaGTGTAGGGACAAAGTTAACATATATAGCAGACTGACCATTTATTACATGTAATGTATAATTTGATGTTTCTTTAgctgcaatatttaaaaaaatagctttttaatCCCTTTAAAATACCATTCTACTACTTTTTAAAATCTAGCTGTAGAAATTTAGACTTAAACATATAAGAAGCTGAATTTAGCCTTAAAACGAAGCTTTAGCATCGTTATATGCTGTTGTCAGTGTGCATCTCTTCATTTTGGTGCACTGGAACTTTAAATTAAGCCTGACTGGTTAAGAGGAAGAGGTCATCTGTTTCCATTCTGACCAAAAATGGTGAGTGGGAGTTTATACCAGGGCCTCCATCTGCCGCAGCTTGTTTCCCTGCTCCTGTAAACGCTCGCTCTTCATCTCTATGACAATCAGCAGACTCTCCTGTTCCTGCTCCCAGAATTCACCCGGGCTACCATGAGTCTAACACAGAAAGGGCAAGATACAAAGCAAATATTGCATTCTTACTAAATACAGTGTACAATCATGTGAAATTTATTTGGTGGGGAAAccgccccccccaaaaaaaaaaaaaaaaaaaaaccatgaaatATACTTCTATGTTCCTGTGAAGGTCTCTTTTTAATGTAGACTCCTTTACTCGCTGCTTTAACTCTGTGAACAGCTTCAAGTCCGCTGTCAGCTGCTCAATCTGCTCCTGTTCAAAGTTCACACAGAGTTCAGACAAAAACATCAGTCAAACTTCACTACGGTATGTGCAACCCAAcatatttaaacagtttataaAATCCTTCCCATATATAATTCATAGACAGTAAACTAAAACAGACACgactgcagtgttttattttctttagcaGTACCTTCAGAGCACTTTCAACTTCTTTGTGCGTTTCCTGCAAAGTGTTCTTCACTTCATTGTGAAGGTTTTTCATCTCTGTGGTGGAAAACATGTCCTTTATTTTATATGGGCACATAAATAAAGTGCAAGCTTGCTGATTAGTTACGGGCAACATACCTTCCACTTCTCTCTGGTGCTGTTCTGCACAACTCTTCATCTGGTTCTCATGAACAGCACCAAGCTCAGCAGCTGTCTCAGACTTTACCTATTGCCATGATAAAccatatgattaaaaaatatgcaACACTTTCAAGCCATATATTCGTCAAGCCGATTGGcttacttcattttttttaaatgccaaacGAGCATGCAGATTTCAGCTGGTGTCTCACTGCTCTTTGGGAAGATGAATGTACTTTGAAAGAAAAGCATTCAAACTACAGGCCCATTACATTCCATAAAGGTAGGTAAAATATGGAATcaggaaacaaagaaaaagaaaaaaaaacagaactccCTTGTTCTCTTATTAGAATGAATAACTGAACACACCTCACATGTCTTTACACTTCAAGTAAAGCACCTGAAGGTTTCCTGTAGATTTATTGCTCTATATTAATCACGACTTCAAGAACTGTCTCTTCTACAACAGGCCCTCCACCAAGAGTAAACGAtacaagagtaaaaaaaaaaaaaaaacagttttgctGACAAACCCTCCTGTAAATGTCAAGGGTTTTTAACAGACATTTACATTCAGTCATTTAGCAGTACAAGTGCTAGAGTGGTCTAGGTGGCAacaaaagaatttaaaaccCAAGTGCACAGACATAACAAAGACAGACACTAAAAggacaatacacacacaaaaaaaacccacaaggGCTATAAAAAGACCTTTACGTAATGTAATTGATGAAAAATAACAAGGCCTACATGTTTTAAGGGTAATAGCTTTACACTTTCgcaaaaggaataaaaacattttgctgctCTGACTAAAGGGTGAAGTTGAAGACCTGCACTCGTATCCTGGCCCATGGCCAGGGAGTGCAGACAATGCAGTGCAGAGCCAATATAGCTTTTCAATAGACTCTTTATTTGGTAAGCTTTTTACTTGGTGCTTCTTGCTGAGATGCGGCATATGAAGTGACAGTAGTGCTGCCCATTAGATTTCACAAAAATCGAAATTGCAGTACAGAACCACAATTATTTAGTCACAAATGTCTTAAATTGTCTTATACACATAGTTGTGAATTTATGAactgtgaataatttttttttctttacataattATGAAGTGATCAACATTTGTGCCATAATTTGGTGTTAGCCTAGATAAATACAAGTGAATACAAAATGGTCAATTATTTAATAGTTATATATCACAGTTTAAAATGCGgtcaaaataatatatatttttaatgatatatatttttaattaaaatcatgcAGCCCTAAGTGACAGCAAAAATAAGAGTTTCAGAAGTAAAATCTAGAAGATTCACTCAAGAAGTTGATCAGATTCTTTAGTTAGAAGTATAACACTGCATGATTTGCAGGTGCTTGTGGTAATTTGATCTAATAAGTGATGCACATCAGTCGTGAGGGCCAAATGGGAAACTGATAGATCCATCACAGGGAATGGTTTCTGCTTTTtgtcagtacatactgtataacaaataATGGGTATTTCAAATAATGGGTATTCATCCAGGGAAAGGATGTCAAAGGCAGCAATTATCTACGCAGCTTGCGAGGTGgatgaaggaaaaagaaaagtttactATATACAAAGAAGACTGGACCAAGAACTGCCTGCAATATTAAACGTATAAGGTGATAAAGCTTCAGTGACAGAAGATAAAATGTTTAGCCTTGAAAGCAGAAGTTGGTATCCCAGTAAGATGGTTTTGAAGAAGATATGACAACTGGCAGGGAACTGCATAAAGAACAAAGGAACCAGACCACTTCATAGACATGCTTTGGTAATTAGTCATTTGTAAATGCAAGCATTTTTCTCCAGTCTATGAGCAAGATTTGCAAGACCACAGAGGCAACAATGAACAGGTCTGGCTTTGTTGGTCAGAAGATAGACAGATGTGGCAAAGCTCCCAGCCCCAAACAGGAAAAAGCGGTAACAAATACACAGAAAATGGGCAATATTCccaattactttttaattctcTATGTAATGGAAAGAGTCTTGTTTATCCGCTGCAGCTTTACAATATATATCTGGCTGACATCTTCCTCCTTGTTTGTTCTTTTCAGTGTCTGAATGGCTTGCAATTTGAAGGTACTTGTCTTTGAAAGATCTGGTTTACATTCAGAGGCAAGTAGTAACTTTGTACTGCAACTGGCTAAACCCGAGCTTAAAcactatttaatataaaaatgttatcaaATTAGGTTGTCAAAAGCAGAGTGTGTCCTTTCAAAACAATATGTTGGAAACTATCAATGATAATGACAAATTAGACAAATATTTGTTAGTCATGTGTTTTTCTTCTGCTGACAGCAATACAGAAGTCACACATGGACAGAAAAACGGCCTTAAATAACACATTCTGTGTGTTGCTGGCCTTTCTGAGCAAAATAGCACATTCAGCCATGACTCAAATTCTTTCAGATTCATTTTTCAGTAAATAAGTGTACAATCAGtggataatattaaactaatttttAGGATAAAGCAGTGATTCCTCAAGATAAATGATTAAACTACTGTTTAGCTTGATGGTGGTCACATGAGTCATGTCAGGTTGAAACTGTTTGCATACAAACAGGATTAGATTATCATTTGCATGAGTTCTGCACATCAAGATGACAATTAGGGTTATCTGCAGACCATCCAGTAAATCCACAGTTGGTCGATATACAGTGCTCTCCACAATTTTTGGCACCCCTTGTAAAGACTGGAGTTTGCAGTAATAAACAATGTGTTTTATGGGCTGATATTTAGTAGTAATAGTCACTTAAGGTGGGtttgatgtaaaagaaaagaacCAGTGGAGGTTCTGTGGTGTGAGCCTTTTTTCTCCAGTCCAAATTAACACAAAAATGGTTATTGACAAAGAGTCAAGCTTCTGCCATAGCCATCTTAGTTCTCTGACCCAAACCTCACTGAAAACCGGAGTGAGGTGAAGAGAAGCGTGCACAAGAGAAAGGATAGAACTCTCTGAAAAAGTATGTCTGAAAAAAGGTACTAATCTTTACAAggaggtgccaataattgtggacTAAAAGACTAAACTTGtgaatttgaattaaaagaCTAAACTTTCAAAGTGCTTTACCATCTCTGTGATAGTGTGCACTAGCAAGCAGATATCACCATGCTGATGATTCTTCAGGAGCTGATCTCGCTCTTCACTTCCTGAGGCTGCTAGGACCTCTGCCAAGATTTTCAGCTGCCACTCATACTTTTCCAGCTGTGACACTGGACCAGAGTCCTTCTCCTCAGATGGGCACTTTCCTGGCAAGCGTCAAAAGTATAGTAAGCCACAGAAGGTCTTAATTTACaccataaaacaataaaacatctcTGTATGACTAAATTCTAAGCTATCAAattgtttgcttttattttgcacaataaCAAAGAGAGTTACTTTGTGTGTAAACCTATGGTCTAGTTCGCTTTATGTCCTGTTAAGTGTTGTGCTGTCTATTAATGCCCACTTCCCACCATCAGGACAACTGCAATGAATGACTAGAAATTCACAAATTGTGAGGTGTTGGGATAGTTGTGTGGCAAGATGACTTTCCAGGGGAGTCTCAAAGTGATATGTAGCCTCTTGACATAAGCTGTGTAACAACTGTTTATGACTGTCTGCCGTAGGGCTACTTATGTTTCTATAAGCCTATATATGGAAACTTGTGCCCCTCCATAGTCAAGCCTAGGCGGTCATAGCCAGCAAAGGGGCTATGGAAACCCCCGGAAAGCTATAAGAGAGTTACAACAGAGCTAATGTGTAATTATGGTAGCACCTAAAGGAGGCTGTGTCAGGCTACATGAGCTACAGTAGCACCTAGGTTGAGCTATGGTACTCCTTAATACGTTTGGCTACGACAATGCTTGCATGCTGAATTTGCAGTAGCATGTCACATGATGTCAAAGTGCCAGTATTGTGACAGACAGTTATTTCAATGACTTTATTAAACGCTCTTTCATTTTACCCATTCTTTTGTAGTTCATAAGGAAAGATCGTGCCAGAGCCAGGACAAATCATGACTTTGAAATTGTAGCGATTGAAGAATGAGCGATGAAAATGTAGACTGGACATGAATCCTTCTACATTAATCTTCATATCAGGCATTCTTATAATGTTAAGACTTTGCATTGCATGTTTGGATCATTTTGCTAATATGACTGCCGATAAAATATTCACACAGAATTAAAATGTTAGTTGGTCACACGGGACTAGTGTAGCCTAGCCTCCttcagacaaaaaacaaaacatatcctaTGACATATCCTTTGGTAcggtaaacaaaaaataattttatagtttATTGTGCTATTTTGTGCTAGTCTAGTTCTATAGTTTAGCAATTTTTTTCCCAGTAGCATCTCAACAGAATTAAAATGGTCTACGCTTATACAATAACTACAACATCAATTTGCACAAtgactgaaaacatgtttttgctctcaAATGCTCACTAAAAGGATCATCATCATATTAACATGATCTGACATCAGGGACAGGAAACCACTCACCACTTCCATCATGAGCGCTGTTGATCTCCTTTAGAGGGGTTTCAttctttgcttgttttttcttgagagaagagacaaagaaaagacTTTTATAAGAAAATTTACAAAAGTGAAGCTTGGTCATTATGTAAAGCAGGGATGCATTTAATGAaaatcaaaatatatttatataatttttaagcagaaaaaaatagcCCTCTTGTGGCAGAAGAAAACTGTTCATCCACTGCTCAGTCCGTTATGGTAAGCTTACTATGGAAATGGATAATAAATTCTCAAGGAACAGTAAGACCTCATAAGAAACCTTAGACCTTTGGAGAACCTAAATGgtaaattttaaatgtgtgttttttgaaTGCTTATTTGTTTGGGTATAAATCACCCCTCCAAAAATTAACATATgttcaatataatataatgatattcagaaattatttaatcaaatatctgaaaattaaaatacaacagTTTAACCCAGCACACAGTAAACCTAATTTGATTAGTTCACTTGGAATGTATTCAAGACACCAAAGGAACATCTGCATTCAATAATTCCTTGTAGAACTAAAAATAGCATTTGGTTACTTAACTGCAGTATAAATTCTCATCTCATCTCCTGTACTGCtttttcctgtattcagggtcacggggacctgaagcctagcCCAGAAGTCTTAGGAcccgagacagggtacacctaGTACCAGGGTAGTATAAAGTCTATGgctgaaaataaatttaagctaACAATCTCTTCTCTAACTTCTCCCTTCTTGCTAGTGTTCCTCTTATCTGGAtgtacattaatataaaatattaccaCCCAGTAAATACGTAAGCATAAATCATCGATTATACACAAACCTGCCTCAGGGTTCGTTCATTACTGAGTAATTAGCATCCAACAATTTAAAAGCTTTATAGACTATTCTTTCAATTTATGTCCTAAAATATCCACCAGACACTAAAATTGCctggaaatcttttttttttccaatattgGAGATATTATTATGCATGGGCATCACCTAGACCACCCGATATGATATGACCACAACACCAAGGTGCGTAATTGACTTGTATTGTGaatctaaaataatataaaaagtcaGAAGtcattacaattctaaacaaacttcacaaatcatttgctcctaccacacaagacgctgtgctgcctgccaatgtgaaAAGAGTTTAAAGAGGAACTGCAATATcataccacctcaaatgcaaaaatgtagatATATCCTTTGTCTAATGGTTAGTTAGATGTTGTCTAACAAAATTCCCCTCTATATAAAGACTATTAGATATGAAAAGGCAATAAATAATAAGTCCATGTACAGCATATAAACATATAGAATGAACGCAAGTATGACAACCTGGTGCGCATCAGGTGAAAAATAATCTGTCTTAGATTTATAATGCATGCAATTTTTGTTAGATCATTTATTAAAGATGTTTAA is a window encoding:
- the ccdc69 gene encoding coiled-coil domain-containing protein 69 — its product is MGCHNSKVCVHVRRKKKKQAKNETPLKEINSAHDGSGKCPSEEKDSGPVSQLEKYEWQLKILAEVLAASGSEERDQLLKNHQHGDICLLVHTITEMVKSETAAELGAVHENQMKSCAEQHQREVEEMKNLHNEVKNTLQETHKEVESALKEQIEQLTADLKLFTELKQRVKESTLKRDLHRNIETHGSPGEFWEQEQESLLIVIEMKSERLQEQGNKLRQMEALVEKNLALEDQVGQVLQQNEDLRVRIDNYQTLIHQLSKEQNELQEVLEKQTIQSQKLSQEKEELLFKLLHKQDSCSSFHIPAVVPTDVSTS